In the genome of Pseudomonas sp. HS6, one region contains:
- a CDS encoding LrgB family protein has protein sequence MLFDWQGAWASVIHHPLFGIGITLGAYQLVLAAFEKTRWIFLQPVLVSMLLVIGVLVGCGLTYVEYRKSTEILSILLGPATVALAVPLYLNLRRIRQLFWPIFTTLVIGGVVATGMGVALGWWFGADHMILMTMAPKSVTSPIAMLVAEQIGGVAALAAVFVLITGVIGAIFGPALLTRLGVHSPEARGMALGMTAHAVGTSVALQESDECGAFAALAMSLMGVATAVFLPLAVSMVV, from the coding sequence ATGCTGTTCGACTGGCAAGGTGCCTGGGCTTCGGTGATTCACCATCCACTGTTCGGCATCGGTATCACTCTGGGTGCCTATCAACTGGTGCTGGCGGCGTTCGAGAAAACCCGCTGGATTTTCCTGCAACCGGTGCTGGTCTCCATGCTGTTGGTGATCGGCGTGCTGGTGGGTTGTGGCCTGACTTACGTCGAGTACCGCAAGAGCACCGAGATCCTCAGCATTCTGCTGGGCCCGGCGACCGTCGCGCTGGCGGTGCCGCTGTATCTGAACCTACGGCGCATCCGCCAATTGTTCTGGCCGATTTTTACTACGCTGGTGATAGGCGGAGTGGTCGCCACGGGCATGGGCGTGGCGCTGGGCTGGTGGTTCGGTGCCGATCACATGATCCTGATGACCATGGCGCCCAAGTCAGTGACCTCGCCGATCGCCATGCTGGTGGCCGAACAGATCGGTGGCGTCGCAGCACTGGCGGCGGTGTTCGTGTTGATCACTGGGGTGATCGGCGCGATCTTCGGCCCGGCGCTGCTGACCCGCCTCGGCGTGCACAGCCCCGAGGCGCGTGGCATGGCGCTGGGCATGACGGCGCATGCGGTCGGTACGTCGGTGGCGTTGCAGGAAAGCGATGAGTGCGGTGCCTTCGCGGCGCTGGCGATGAGTCTGATGGGCGTGGCCACGGCGGTGTTCCTGCCGTTGGCGGTGTCGATGGTGGTGTAA
- a CDS encoding CidA/LrgA family protein: MLLRGLTMLVLFQLLGTALNHLLLPVLPGPIIGLLLLLVFLIVRGEVGEPLSLAAGSLLRYLPLLLVPPAVGVMVYATAIAADFWAIVGALVVSLILSMAFAGVLMQRLVKRHAPHSEES, translated from the coding sequence ATGTTGCTACGCGGCCTGACCATGCTGGTGCTGTTTCAATTGCTCGGCACGGCCCTCAATCATTTGCTGTTGCCGGTGCTGCCGGGGCCGATCATCGGTCTTTTGCTGCTGCTGGTATTCCTGATCGTGCGCGGTGAAGTCGGCGAACCGCTGAGCCTCGCCGCCGGCAGCCTGTTGCGTTATCTGCCGTTGCTGCTGGTGCCGCCGGCGGTGGGGGTAATGGTTTACGCCACGGCGATTGCCGCGGATTTCTGGGCCATCGTCGGTGCGCTGGTGGTGTCGCTGATTCTGTCCATGGCCTTCGCCGGCGTGCTGATGCAGCGCCTGGTCAAGCGTCACGCGCCGCATTCGGAGGAATCCTGA
- a CDS encoding calcium-binding protein, which produces MNQPNHLSRPDRPSAPIKISDLNIQPEPPRLPSGKAPGLADVDLLFGPLRIGEFSVSRQTLQALGGRINGQAISTNNTYFSEPDQTFIDALEFDTVQMEQRMRAVPSPENQQIPPLLYEIVTQRSPDAAPLMREMPAGEFADAMNKINHLLNATQRLDIRRDPLPEYLPDWIDKTKSRGMASMGVGMQAYGLYSAYIGAIDALKKGDMGEALINVGGGVAEITSLGVEYALSKTGEQMIRQGSIAFEQFGKTSMGRWLCRGAGLIASVLTLPFDIYTAIKSFNDAAKAKGKEAQDLYVTGGLSVFSGVLSLALGCAALMGFQAAGPIGIAAAAIMIVGAKIYGAVRAVDDIDDYIELTVNERWRAGWFAFTGQDQDKELMDRYLIAKTTDDYAKALKTRSLGWLDNEFKETVDAIVNGRFEVTLQPTRLYRFQWDEARGESPYVTENRPEISDTDDFYDARNGLPTSDAIVTKTKSDPAKGVFWSLGGGNDSVKGVRNKANFFSYGSGRKVLHGGEKEDSFLFQSASETLSIDPIKAGELSGGDGIDLLWLQGTHKHLDHIPDPPRYLGYDIDLKNGKLLLRSADPKNKPVLHSTLNSIEKVETLAGAANRVTGSDQADFITANGNDRVNAGAGNDQISVRGLHGTVDGGSGSDTYFLDPMSLHVSITEDGKEPSKVYLGVSLEAIQRWYIRQNALVIESLRDDDPRPRELVLEAVYQSVEGKRILHNDKWTFITQDGFHLLPAWPAETLEPDDLPVSVTILTAGVPKASPVQINDHPLVVSARPHSHYFVSRQTRRAALIAPRDSLPSHSTVYVDYDSQEIVAVRATYAVSITEKEAFTFLNYDDVSFIITFAQGSRLSLYGNVIEGQGRKSDRGAGNMAAGWAMNHPLTLVMRDGVSYRLDYPRNSYLQDAKNPGYRLIDSRASLRERAGRYLFVSPTVAKRTLKNTPQRVDFLATEHNASYWLEGRSASYELFPASNLSIRLSTADADARVTGSSTWRIHTHLLLEKTTLRDLAIKDDLLKIGSVHIHLPDSNDPQLPLETVEVVVSSGNRYRINALFEVIGLCAVDARTYYSVAALVQDVREHQQHDALESSNLQVLNLRLRDAAPGRIFYDVTHNSWRLESDPARSISIEHLIIVKE; this is translated from the coding sequence ATGAATCAACCAAACCATCTTTCCCGGCCTGACCGACCGTCAGCTCCGATCAAAATATCCGACCTGAATATCCAACCGGAGCCGCCCCGCCTGCCCTCGGGCAAAGCACCCGGGCTTGCAGACGTGGACTTGCTGTTCGGACCTCTGCGCATCGGCGAATTCAGTGTCAGTCGCCAGACGCTTCAAGCCTTGGGTGGCCGAATCAACGGACAAGCCATATCAACGAACAACACCTACTTTTCCGAACCTGACCAAACGTTCATCGACGCACTGGAGTTCGACACCGTTCAGATGGAACAGCGGATGCGTGCCGTTCCCTCGCCGGAAAACCAGCAGATCCCGCCCCTGCTCTACGAAATCGTCACCCAACGCTCCCCCGATGCGGCACCGCTGATGCGCGAGATGCCCGCAGGCGAGTTCGCAGACGCCATGAACAAGATCAACCATTTACTGAACGCCACCCAACGCCTGGACATTCGCAGAGACCCGCTACCTGAGTACTTACCGGACTGGATCGACAAAACCAAAAGCCGCGGGATGGCCAGTATGGGCGTCGGAATGCAGGCGTACGGGCTCTACAGCGCGTACATCGGCGCCATCGACGCCCTCAAGAAAGGCGATATGGGTGAAGCGCTTATCAATGTTGGCGGAGGCGTAGCGGAAATCACCTCATTGGGCGTCGAGTACGCGCTGAGCAAGACTGGCGAACAGATGATCCGCCAGGGATCCATCGCCTTCGAACAATTCGGCAAGACCTCCATGGGCAGGTGGCTGTGTCGCGGAGCGGGACTGATTGCCAGCGTGCTGACGCTCCCCTTCGATATTTACACCGCCATCAAATCCTTCAACGATGCCGCCAAGGCTAAGGGCAAGGAGGCACAGGATCTGTATGTCACCGGGGGACTGAGTGTGTTCAGCGGCGTGTTGTCACTGGCACTCGGCTGCGCAGCATTGATGGGGTTTCAGGCGGCTGGCCCGATAGGCATAGCCGCCGCGGCAATCATGATTGTCGGGGCAAAAATCTATGGCGCGGTGCGGGCGGTCGATGACATCGACGACTACATCGAGCTGACGGTCAACGAACGCTGGCGCGCCGGCTGGTTCGCGTTCACCGGGCAGGATCAGGACAAAGAGCTGATGGATCGCTACCTGATCGCCAAAACCACCGACGATTACGCCAAAGCCCTGAAGACCCGTAGCCTTGGCTGGCTCGACAATGAATTCAAGGAAACCGTAGACGCCATCGTCAATGGCCGCTTCGAAGTGACGCTGCAGCCCACTCGCCTCTATCGCTTTCAGTGGGATGAGGCCCGAGGGGAATCACCGTACGTCACCGAGAACAGGCCGGAGATCAGCGACACCGATGATTTTTATGATGCAAGGAATGGCCTGCCGACCTCGGATGCCATTGTCACCAAGACAAAGAGCGATCCGGCCAAGGGGGTATTCTGGAGCCTCGGAGGAGGCAATGACAGCGTCAAGGGCGTACGCAACAAAGCCAACTTCTTCAGCTATGGCAGCGGCAGAAAAGTCCTGCACGGCGGCGAGAAGGAGGATTCTTTTCTCTTTCAGTCGGCATCCGAAACACTTTCAATCGACCCTATCAAGGCCGGCGAGCTGTCGGGAGGGGACGGTATCGATCTGTTATGGCTGCAGGGTACGCACAAGCACCTGGATCACATCCCCGATCCTCCGCGCTATCTCGGTTATGACATCGATCTGAAAAACGGCAAGCTGTTGTTGCGCTCCGCGGATCCGAAGAACAAACCGGTGTTGCATTCGACGCTCAACTCCATCGAAAAGGTCGAAACCCTTGCCGGCGCAGCCAATCGCGTGACCGGCTCCGACCAGGCGGACTTTATTACCGCCAATGGTAATGACCGTGTGAATGCCGGGGCCGGGAATGACCAGATTTCAGTTCGCGGACTGCACGGCACTGTCGACGGCGGCAGCGGCAGCGATACCTACTTTCTCGATCCGATGAGTCTCCATGTATCCATCACCGAGGACGGCAAGGAGCCGAGCAAGGTCTACCTGGGCGTATCGCTCGAAGCCATCCAGCGCTGGTACATCCGCCAAAACGCTCTGGTGATCGAATCACTGCGCGACGACGATCCCCGGCCGCGTGAACTGGTACTTGAGGCCGTTTACCAGAGCGTCGAAGGCAAACGCATCCTGCACAACGATAAATGGACGTTCATAACCCAAGACGGTTTTCACTTGCTGCCAGCGTGGCCTGCCGAAACTCTGGAGCCGGACGACCTGCCTGTCAGCGTCACAATCCTCACCGCAGGCGTACCCAAGGCCTCTCCGGTGCAGATCAACGATCATCCGCTCGTTGTCTCGGCTCGACCTCACTCGCATTATTTCGTTTCTCGCCAGACGCGACGCGCAGCCCTGATCGCCCCGAGGGACAGCCTCCCTTCACACAGCACCGTCTACGTCGATTATGACAGTCAGGAAATTGTCGCCGTCAGAGCCACTTATGCCGTGAGCATTACGGAAAAGGAGGCCTTCACGTTCCTCAATTACGACGATGTCAGTTTCATCATCACCTTCGCTCAGGGCTCCCGACTATCGCTCTATGGCAATGTGATTGAGGGCCAGGGCAGAAAAAGCGACAGAGGCGCCGGCAACATGGCCGCCGGGTGGGCGATGAACCATCCCTTGACACTGGTGATGCGTGATGGCGTGTCCTACCGTCTGGACTACCCCCGGAACTCCTACCTGCAGGATGCAAAAAACCCTGGCTACCGGCTTATCGACAGTCGCGCATCGTTGCGCGAGCGGGCGGGTCGATACCTGTTCGTCAGCCCCACTGTCGCCAAACGCACACTGAAGAACACGCCGCAACGAGTCGACTTTCTGGCAACCGAGCACAACGCGTCCTATTGGCTGGAAGGAAGATCGGCGAGCTATGAGCTTTTTCCCGCCAGCAACCTCTCCATCCGACTGTCCACCGCCGACGCCGACGCCAGAGTTACCGGCTCGTCCACCTGGCGCATTCATACCCACCTTCTGCTGGAAAAAACCACCCTGCGCGACCTCGCCATCAAGGACGACCTGCTCAAGATCGGCAGCGTGCATATCCATCTGCCGGACAGCAACGATCCACAACTGCCACTGGAAACCGTCGAGGTGGTGGTCTCATCGGGGAACCGTTACCGAATCAATGCCCTGTTCGAGGTGATCGGGCTCTGCGCAGTCGATGCTCGAACCTACTACTCGGTTGCGGCGCTGGTACAGGATGTCAGGGAACACCAGCAGCACGATGCACTTGAAAGCAGTAACTTGCAGGTTCTGAACCTGCGTTTGCGCGATGCCGCTCCCGGCAGGATTTTCTACGACGTCACCCACAACAGCTGGAGACTCGAAAGCGACCCGGCCCGTTCGATATCGATCGAGCACCTGATCATTGTCAAGGAATGA
- a CDS encoding LON peptidase substrate-binding domain-containing protein: MSLPLFPLNTVLFPGCNLDLQIFEARYLDMIGRCMKQGGGFGVVCILEGHEVGAAPEGFAMVGCEARITDFQQQDNGLLGIRVQGGRRFIVQRTDVQRDQLIVAEVEWLDDEPEQPLQDEDADLVALLKALAEHPMVEALNMGIEASGQQSLANQLAYLLPFAEEDKIDLLQLDDPQQRLDAIQALLDELQGELFA; the protein is encoded by the coding sequence ATGAGTCTGCCGCTTTTTCCGCTGAACACGGTGCTGTTTCCCGGCTGCAACCTGGATCTGCAGATCTTCGAAGCACGCTACCTGGACATGATCGGTCGCTGCATGAAGCAGGGCGGCGGTTTCGGTGTGGTGTGCATCCTCGAAGGCCATGAAGTGGGCGCCGCCCCCGAGGGTTTCGCCATGGTCGGTTGTGAAGCGCGGATCACCGATTTTCAACAGCAGGACAATGGACTGCTGGGCATCCGGGTGCAGGGCGGGCGCCGGTTCATCGTGCAGCGCACCGACGTGCAGCGCGATCAACTGATCGTCGCCGAAGTCGAGTGGCTGGACGATGAACCTGAACAGCCGTTGCAGGATGAGGATGCTGATCTGGTGGCCTTGCTCAAGGCCCTGGCCGAGCACCCGATGGTCGAGGCGCTGAACATGGGCATCGAGGCGTCGGGGCAGCAGTCGCTGGCCAATCAGTTGGCCTACCTGTTGCCGTTCGCCGAGGAAGACAAGATCGACCTGCTGCAACTCGACGATCCGCAGCAGCGACTGGATGCGATCCAGGCGCTGCTTGATGAGTTGCAGGGCGAGTTGTTTGCTTAA
- a CDS encoding MaoC family dehydratase has product MPYVPVAELKDYVGKELGRSEWLTIDQERINLFAEATGDYQFIHVDPVKAAQTPFGSTIAHGFLSLSLIPKLMEDILILPQGVKMVVNYGLDSVRFIQPVKVNSKVRLKVDLGEVTEKKPGQWLLKATATLEIEGSDKPAYIAEPLSLCFV; this is encoded by the coding sequence ATGCCCTATGTTCCAGTTGCAGAGCTCAAAGATTATGTCGGCAAGGAACTCGGACGTTCCGAATGGCTCACTATCGATCAGGAGCGCATCAACCTGTTCGCCGAAGCCACCGGGGATTATCAGTTCATCCATGTCGACCCGGTCAAAGCCGCGCAAACGCCATTTGGCAGCACCATTGCACACGGTTTCCTGTCGTTGTCGCTGATCCCCAAACTGATGGAAGACATCCTGATCCTGCCGCAAGGCGTGAAGATGGTGGTCAACTACGGCCTGGACAGCGTGCGTTTCATCCAGCCGGTCAAGGTCAACTCCAAGGTCCGGCTCAAGGTCGATCTCGGTGAAGTGACCGAGAAGAAACCGGGCCAGTGGCTGCTCAAGGCCACCGCCACCCTGGAGATCGAAGGCTCGGACAAACCGGCCTACATCGCCGAACCGCTGTCGCTCTGCTTCGTTTGA
- a CDS encoding oxidoreductase, with product MYLTPQHVLLAGATGLTGEHLLDRLLNEPTITRVLAPSRRPLAEHPHLENPVGDPQTFLPQLAGRVDIAYCCLGTTIKQAGSEEAFRAVDLDMVVAFAKRAREMGARHLIVISALGADRRSSIFYNKVKGEMEHALRAQDWPQLTICRPSLLLGERSEPRLGEQLAAPFSKLIPGKYRGIEACQLARAMWRLALEEQDGVRIVESDELRKLGK from the coding sequence ATGTACTTGACGCCTCAGCATGTCTTGCTTGCCGGAGCCACCGGGCTGACCGGTGAGCATCTGCTCGACCGCTTGCTCAACGAACCGACGATCACTCGCGTGCTGGCCCCTTCACGCCGGCCGCTTGCCGAACATCCCCATCTGGAAAACCCGGTTGGCGATCCACAAACCTTCCTGCCGCAACTGGCCGGTCGCGTCGACATCGCCTATTGCTGCCTCGGCACCACCATCAAACAGGCTGGCTCCGAAGAGGCGTTCCGCGCCGTGGATCTGGACATGGTGGTAGCGTTCGCCAAACGCGCCCGGGAAATGGGTGCACGGCACCTGATCGTGATCAGTGCCCTGGGGGCTGATCGCCGATCCTCGATTTTCTACAACAAGGTCAAAGGCGAGATGGAGCACGCATTGCGCGCGCAGGACTGGCCGCAGCTCACCATTTGTCGGCCATCGCTGCTGCTTGGGGAGCGCAGCGAGCCACGCCTGGGCGAACAGCTTGCCGCGCCGTTCTCGAAACTGATTCCCGGCAAGTACCGCGGCATCGAAGCCTGCCAACTGGCGCGCGCCATGTGGCGCCTGGCGCTGGAGGAACAGGACGGGGTGCGGATCGTCGAGTCGGATGAGCTGCGCAAACTCGGTAAATGA
- the ubiX gene encoding flavin prenyltransferase UbiX, with protein sequence MSTRLASNGPERITLAMTGASGAQYGLRLLDCLVREDREVHFLISRAAQLVMATETDVSLPAKPQLMQAFLTEYTGAAAGQIRVYGKEDWMSPVASGSGAPAAMVVVPCSTGTLSAIATGACNNLIERAADVTLKERRQLILVPREAPYSSIHLEHMLKLSNMGVTILPASPGFYHQPQTIDDLIDFVVARILNLLGIPQDMLPRWGEHHLSSDE encoded by the coding sequence ATGAGCACTCGTTTGGCGAGCAATGGCCCGGAACGCATCACGCTGGCGATGACCGGCGCGTCCGGCGCCCAGTACGGCTTGCGCCTGCTGGACTGCCTGGTGCGCGAGGATCGTGAGGTGCATTTCCTGATCTCCAGGGCCGCGCAACTGGTGATGGCCACCGAGACGGATGTGTCGCTGCCGGCCAAGCCACAATTGATGCAGGCGTTCCTCACCGAATACACCGGGGCTGCCGCAGGGCAGATCCGCGTGTATGGCAAGGAAGACTGGATGTCGCCGGTGGCCTCGGGCTCCGGGGCGCCGGCGGCGATGGTGGTGGTGCCGTGCTCGACGGGCACGCTGTCGGCCATTGCAACCGGGGCCTGCAACAACCTGATCGAACGCGCAGCGGACGTGACGTTGAAAGAGCGTCGCCAATTGATTCTGGTGCCGCGCGAAGCGCCGTATTCGAGTATTCACCTGGAACACATGCTCAAGTTGTCGAACATGGGCGTGACCATCCTGCCGGCTTCGCCGGGCTTCTATCACCAGCCCCAGACAATCGATGACCTGATCGATTTCGTAGTGGCGCGGATTCTCAATCTGCTGGGCATCCCCCAGGACATGCTGCCGCGTTGGGGCGAGCACCATCTGAGCAGCGATGAATAA
- a CDS encoding YceK/YidQ family lipoprotein, whose protein sequence is MNKLLAIALALQLTGCATARTLDAAKPGAPVVFSGTRLDLYAMNGGCCAMDRFGADAPSYPGVDLPASALLDTLLLPLSLLTVIGVGFQATGGL, encoded by the coding sequence ATGAATAAGCTGCTGGCGATTGCGTTGGCGCTGCAACTGACCGGATGCGCCACGGCGCGCACGCTCGATGCTGCAAAACCCGGCGCGCCGGTGGTGTTTTCCGGCACGCGGCTGGATCTGTATGCGATGAATGGCGGGTGTTGTGCGATGGACCGGTTCGGGGCCGATGCGCCGAGCTATCCTGGGGTCGACCTGCCGGCCAGTGCGTTGCTCGATACGCTGTTGTTGCCGTTGTCGTTGCTGACGGTGATCGGTGTAGGGTTCCAGGCGACCGGGGGACTATGA
- a CDS encoding C13 family peptidase: protein MRSLAALAPLALTLMLTACGDGESLLPPDARLPDGGRYRGELVNGLLQGQGRVDYPNGSWYAGEFDKGQWHGQGEWHGSNGEVYRGNFQQGLFDGQGTLTTHGGSYTGGFKLGRREGEGTLKENAMTYRGEFKADQYSGLGRLELDDGSSYQGQFANGKPNGEGQRGDASGNQFTGHFINGQLEGNGTFNSADGDIYVGGFKNNQLHGKGRYENADGDVWLGQFKEGALTGKGELIGADGSHYIGSFNDWRFSGQGRLNLSDGSFYIGGFDSDSYAGRGTLVLTDGSVLSGTWINGQRVRDADGKLLPDTLELGLLAQGRLLEEALANVPASTPAVELYSLTLGGDGKQSVFLRESDYVANMLASRFGAFGQIRLVNHRDHLGDRPMATRENLRRAALTLAERSGPEDLVFIYLTSHGTAEHELVLDQPRMELADLPADELAAVLAPLKNRDKIIVISSCYSGGFIPALKDERTLIMTASRADRVSFGCSEEANFTYFGDALFAQALNQTDDLEQAFKLAKATVAERELADNFEASEPQIWAPKTVLAHWQLLRKQQARKALQSAALNDGATKSN from the coding sequence ATGCGCTCACTTGCTGCTCTTGCACCGCTTGCCTTGACCCTGATGCTCACCGCTTGCGGCGACGGCGAATCGCTGCTGCCCCCGGATGCGCGCCTGCCCGATGGCGGACGCTATCGCGGCGAGCTGGTCAACGGTCTGCTGCAAGGCCAGGGCCGGGTCGACTACCCGAACGGCAGCTGGTACGCGGGCGAGTTCGACAAGGGCCAGTGGCATGGTCAGGGCGAATGGCACGGCAGCAACGGCGAGGTCTATCGCGGGAATTTCCAGCAAGGCCTGTTCGACGGCCAGGGCACATTGACCACCCATGGCGGCAGCTACACCGGCGGCTTCAAGCTCGGCCGACGCGAAGGCGAAGGCACCCTCAAAGAAAACGCGATGACCTATCGCGGCGAATTCAAGGCCGACCAGTATTCCGGGCTCGGCCGCCTGGAGCTGGATGACGGCAGCTCCTATCAGGGTCAGTTCGCAAACGGCAAACCGAACGGTGAAGGCCAGCGCGGCGATGCCAGCGGCAATCAATTCACCGGCCATTTCATCAATGGACAGCTCGAAGGCAACGGCACTTTCAACAGCGCCGACGGCGATATCTATGTCGGCGGCTTCAAGAACAATCAGCTACACGGCAAGGGCCGCTACGAAAACGCTGACGGCGACGTCTGGCTCGGCCAGTTCAAGGAAGGCGCGCTGACCGGCAAGGGCGAATTGATCGGCGCTGACGGCAGCCACTACATCGGCTCCTTCAACGACTGGCGCTTCAGTGGCCAGGGCCGCTTGAATCTGTCCGACGGCAGTTTCTACATCGGCGGGTTCGACAGCGACAGCTACGCGGGCCGAGGCACGCTGGTGCTGACTGACGGCAGCGTGCTCAGCGGCACCTGGATCAACGGCCAGCGCGTGCGCGACGCCGACGGCAAATTGCTGCCCGACACACTCGAACTCGGTCTGTTGGCCCAGGGCCGCCTGCTCGAGGAAGCGCTGGCCAATGTGCCAGCCTCGACCCCGGCGGTGGAGTTGTACTCCCTGACCCTCGGCGGCGACGGCAAACAGAGCGTGTTCCTGCGCGAATCCGATTACGTGGCTAACATGCTCGCCAGCCGCTTCGGTGCCTTTGGCCAGATTCGTCTGGTCAACCATCGCGACCACCTCGGTGACCGGCCCATGGCCACCCGCGAAAACCTGCGCCGCGCAGCCCTGACCCTGGCCGAACGCAGCGGCCCGGAAGATCTGGTGTTCATCTACCTGACCAGCCACGGCACCGCCGAACACGAATTGGTGCTAGACCAGCCGCGCATGGAACTGGCCGACCTGCCCGCCGACGAACTCGCCGCCGTGCTCGCACCGCTAAAGAATCGCGACAAGATCATCGTCATTTCCTCGTGCTATTCCGGCGGCTTCATTCCGGCGCTGAAGGACGAACGTACGCTGATCATGACCGCCTCGCGCGCCGACCGCGTATCGTTCGGCTGCTCCGAAGAAGCCAACTTCACCTACTTCGGCGATGCCCTGTTTGCCCAGGCGCTGAACCAGACCGACGACCTTGAACAAGCCTTTAAACTGGCCAAGGCCACCGTTGCCGAACGCGAACTGGCGGACAATTTCGAAGCCTCGGAACCGCAGATATGGGCGCCGAAAACCGTGCTGGCGCATTGGCAACTGCTGCGTAAACAGCAAGCGAGAAAAGCATTGCAAAGTGCTGCGTTGAACGACGGAGCGACAAAGAGCAACTAA
- the mpl gene encoding UDP-N-acetylmuramate:L-alanyl-gamma-D-glutamyl-meso-diaminopimelate ligase produces the protein MHIHILGICGTFMGSMAVLAKELGHHVTGSDANVYPPMSTQLEAQGIQLTQGYDPAQLDPAPDLVVIGNAMSRGNPAVEYVLNKGLPYVSGPQWLADHVLQGRWVLAVAGTHGKTTTSSMLAWVLEHAGMSPGFLIGGVPQNFSVSARLGGTPFFVIEADEYDSAFFDKRSKFVHYRPRTAILNNLEFDHADIFPDLPAIERQFHHLVRTIPSEGLVIHPTTEPALQRVIEMGCWTPVQTTGAGGQWQVKLLKDDGSAFEVMFEGVSQGVVEWELTGQHNVANALATLAAARHVGVVPSMGIAGLSAFKSVKRRMEKVAEVRGITIYDDFAHHPTAIATTLDGLRKRIGDAPLIAIIEPRSNSMKLGAHRDGLPDSVVDADQVIWYAPANLGWDLAGTAALCTVPSIVSDSLEGIIERVKSQAQPGTHVVIMSNGGFGGLHGKLAEALK, from the coding sequence ATGCACATTCATATTCTGGGTATCTGCGGGACTTTCATGGGCTCGATGGCGGTTCTGGCCAAAGAGCTGGGCCATCACGTGACCGGCTCCGATGCCAACGTCTATCCACCGATGAGCACCCAGCTCGAAGCCCAGGGCATTCAACTCACCCAGGGTTACGACCCGGCGCAGCTTGATCCGGCACCGGATCTGGTGGTGATCGGCAACGCCATGTCCCGCGGCAATCCGGCAGTGGAATATGTGCTGAACAAAGGCCTGCCGTACGTTTCCGGCCCGCAGTGGCTGGCGGATCATGTGCTGCAAGGTCGCTGGGTGCTGGCGGTTGCCGGTACTCACGGCAAGACCACCACCAGCAGCATGCTCGCCTGGGTGCTGGAACATGCCGGCATGAGCCCGGGCTTCCTGATCGGCGGTGTTCCGCAGAATTTCTCGGTGTCGGCGCGTCTGGGCGGCACGCCGTTCTTCGTGATCGAGGCCGACGAGTACGACAGTGCGTTCTTCGACAAGCGCTCGAAGTTCGTCCACTACCGTCCGCGCACCGCGATCCTCAACAACCTTGAGTTCGATCACGCTGACATCTTCCCGGATCTGCCAGCCATCGAACGCCAGTTCCACCACTTGGTGCGGACCATTCCAAGCGAAGGCCTGGTGATTCACCCAACCACCGAACCGGCCTTGCAGCGCGTGATCGAGATGGGCTGTTGGACGCCGGTGCAAACCACCGGTGCTGGCGGTCAGTGGCAGGTCAAGTTGCTGAAAGACGACGGCTCGGCGTTCGAAGTGATGTTCGAGGGCGTGTCCCAAGGCGTGGTCGAGTGGGAATTGACCGGCCAGCACAACGTTGCCAACGCCTTGGCCACTCTGGCCGCAGCACGTCACGTCGGCGTTGTGCCGTCGATGGGCATCGCCGGGTTGAGCGCGTTCAAGAGTGTCAAACGCCGGATGGAAAAAGTCGCGGAAGTGCGTGGCATCACCATCTACGACGACTTCGCCCACCACCCGACCGCAATTGCCACGACCCTCGACGGCCTGCGCAAACGCATTGGCGATGCGCCGCTGATCGCAATCATCGAGCCGCGCTCCAACTCGATGAAGCTCGGCGCACACCGTGACGGCTTGCCGGACAGCGTGGTCGATGCCGATCAGGTGATCTGGTACGCCCCGGCCAACCTCGGCTGGGACTTGGCGGGCACTGCCGCGCTGTGCACCGTGCCATCGATCGTCAGCGATTCGCTGGAGGGCATCATCGAGCGCGTGAAGAGCCAGGCCCAGCCCGGCACTCACGTGGTGATCATGAGTAACGGCGGCTTCGGCGGCCTGCACGGTAAACTCGCCGAGGCGCTGAAATGA